A stretch of DNA from Scomber scombrus chromosome 9, fScoSco1.1, whole genome shotgun sequence:
tctgttttattttgctgtccTTGTGAAGCACTTAGTAACGTGGGTTTTTAAAAGGGTCATTATAAACTGTACATTCAAGTATAAAAGAAGTCAATGTCCGTGTCAGATAATTTGACTTTAAGGAGACACAAAATGTGTCTGAAGAGAAGTGATTTTGACTTCAATGGTCACGTTGGAGCTCTAATCTGAGTCAAAACCACACAATAACTAAccagaaaaggagaaaaatcacaTATTTTCCAGTATAACTAATTATATTGACCACAGGGCAGCTTTTATATTGTTACTGTagtattttatacatttaatcgACACCAATTAGGCTCCAGTTAAGGAGGTAAATGTGCAAACTCATCTAAAGTAGTTGGTGTTTATATCTGGATCTATGTCAGTTATTTTCCtatttatcagtttatttttgtgcatcCAGGTTTAAGCTCTGCCAGTTCAAAGAGGCAGCATCTGCATATCTGAGCAGTTTATCATTGACCAAAATATTATCATAACTGATAGCTAAAACCAGAATATccagattgtaaaaaaaaaaaaaaaaaagaaaagaaagaagaacaaagatTAAATTTGGATGTGGTTTTGTTGGGACTAATCTGtcttaagttaaattaaaatgtattttttctgctCAGCTCATTGGAATATTCCTGGCTTGCTGCTTGTCTCGATACATAACCAACAACCAGTACGAGATGGTCTAACGGTGACCTTCCACAGGTAAGACTTTTAATACGATGCtgtcaaatatattcaaaattGGGGAAGAAAACACAAGTGGGAAACTAATTACCGTTGTGCAGATTGTGAACTTACCTTCTAACAAACTGCAGCAGTGATTGAATGAGCTCACATTCAAATGCCAACGTTAAtaatctgttttctgtcttttaggTCACTGACGGGCAGCTCCTGATGCAAACTAAGTCAAAAAGAATCTCCTGTGATTTTTAATATTGTGTTGTGTtagtttatattatactttttagAGAGGGAAACGCTCTCGCTGCTTCTTTTATCCAATCTCACTTTTTGGCAAACGAGCAGAAGGGAATATGTGAAAGGAATTTAAAAGGGAAGTCTGCAGCATagtttgaccaaaaaaaaagaaagaaaagggaccCTTCAAGATTCAAGGACAGTTCAGAGATAAGTTGTTACTCTTGGGATTTAATTAGGGAATATCCATCAAGAATATATGTTGTTATCTTCTCATTTGAGTTAATTAACTCTACCAGTATGTCAACATTTCCATTTCTTGTGTCTTTATATAACGcagcttttttttgtaattttgctaAACTTAGTTTGTAGCTAAGCAGATGAAATCTAGACAATAAGCTGACAAACTTCAACACTAAatgagtttctgtgtgtgtgaaacgcAGACAGACTGAGGTCGCCATCCTTGAAATCAAGTATTTGCGGTTTTCTGTGGAAACGTACCGATTGATCATGTGGGCGCAGCGTCGTTTGAAAGCCTGCATTCATATGTGCCAATTACAGCAGCCCAGCCAACTTCATATCACAGTTTTCAGTGTTAAATTGTTATTCTTTTTGTGGATGCATGTGAAatacttgaaaaaaataaagatgaattcCAGCATcttgaacagtgtgtgtgtgtgtatgttgcacAGCTTTGAAGATATTTTGAAAATATTGTGGCTGAAGCAGAGAAACACGACTCGGTTATTTTGAGGCCTTGTGAGGGATTTATACAGACACAAAATGTGAAAGGCATTTAACTTTTCCGATGCGCGAGACAAGATTCAATATAAATGTCAGCATATCAACATTTGAATGTGGAGTTTTAGTGTTGTAGTTCAGTATATTGGTATTAACTTTGATTATATGGCTGGGCAgtattattaaatgtatcaaatatTATGATATATTTAACCAAAGGCTTTTGAAGGTGGGAAGCATACAGTTTTAGTGGAGGCTCAGTTAATAGAAGTGAAAATAGGACATTAAGTTATcacacagataaatgtgagtGACTTGGTTCAGTGATAAAGTAGTTTGGGgggattttaatgtttttcccaGAGTCAGAAACCAATAAATCCTTTCATTTAAGgccttttttatgtatttggtgtaATCTGATGTTCAACAATATCAGGATATCTTGGCTCCATTGTCTAAGTGATcaataacataatcatgatcCAACAGGCATCAGAAAATTGAGTGAAACTAAACAAGTAAATTGGGGGGTTGATAACTGACAAATTGAGAAGCTGTTTATATATGCCAACATAGAAATTTGGTATTTTATGACCAAAAACTAATTGACTATTGATTTCACCCAGTGTGAGTCACATGAGCTCAGAAACATCCCAGTAATGAAGCCTTTAAGAGAAGAAAGTCTGTACTCATAATGACTAAAATCCCAGATGAGATCCAGTCATAGTGATCACACTGTTGTTAactttagttagtttagttagtaAGTCTCAGCACAGTTGAGGATAAAAAGGGTCTAAATAGATGTTGCTCACTTGCAGTGTGTTAGATGACGTCGACTGGAGCCACAATGAATGTTGCATGTTACAAATAATCCCCATCAGATggatgaaaaatgtcattttcatgcTGTATGTATACAAATAATTACCACCTGTTTCTACAGGCATTATCATACCAAAACAGCCATTAGTAATTAGTTTGCAGTGTTCTCATAAATGTATGGACGACTATCACTGAATGATTCTCAGGCGAGTCcttttttctgatttctgagcaacattttatattcatgatGATCCATTCAGATTCATAAGGTGAGTGAAATCTCTGGTCACCAGGTAATTAAAATCACCTTccattaaatattgtttttctttcctcttgttcCTTCGGTTTTGGAAACTTGAAGGCTGCTGTGCACAAACACTGTAGGAGGCATCTTGTACCCAActtgtgaaataaaacatatttgcatgtttaGAGTTGCTGGATTTTCTATGTAATTTTGAGATTaaatttgaaggattttaacatcctaattgaacatttttgagaggggaaaaacacaaattaGACACATTATTCACAGTAGTATTTTACTTGCatcttaaaacatctttaacaattaaataacaaaaatctTTGCTTTTTCTGTACTCAAATAGACAGTTTTGCCTCGTCTAAGAATATCCAAGTAAAAATAAACTTGGCACAAACATTAGAAACATGCAGTCAATGAAAAGATGTCTGGCGGGCACAGGTGTAACATTACAGATAGCTCTTGCTCAACACTTCATCGTTAATCAGCATCATTAAAAACCCCTGTGCTGCTTCCTGGTCACTGCTGGCTTTTCCATGAATGCGGATCAAGGTGAGGGATTTCCTTCATGCTTATGTGCTGAAGAGGagccaaaaaaaacactctcaGGTTAGACAAACGCCTTTAACTCAAGAGTGCAATGAAATGAAGCGTTTTGTCTAAAAAACGGATAAATGTTGGAGATTATTTTGGGGGTTTATCCAGCCAGCAGGTGGCGGTGTTGTGTAACTAAATAAACGGAGGCAACTGAAAACTGGAAAATGACTGAAGAAAAAACCCCGATTCCTCTacttttatattgtgtgtgtgtgagtgtgtgttttacattaaagtaGATTAAACCACACCCATGATAAACCTCAGCGTGCAGCCCTACAGCTGTGCAGACTTACATCACTGTTTGTTACCTCCAGGCTGCAAACTGCCGGACAACCTGAGCAGTAAATAGGGTGCAGCTAATTGCAGAGCCGTCGACAAAGACATTTGACCGGCAGCGATAATGTGCTGTGTGGATTGGTTGGTTTTGGATCAGACGCTATTAGAGTCCGCCTTCATCCTCCCTGCTGTCCAATCGGCTCTGTAGGAAACCAGCAGGGGAGGGCGGGGTTAGTGCTTGTTTCCACTCCGACCCGGCTGTGTGGTATAAAACCTGGGTTCAGCCTACTGTCAGCTAAGGAAATCTTTACTTTCCTTCCCGGCGGGTGGTGTGCGGAGCCTGAGACGACTTGGTTAATCTAAGCAGCACCGCCAAGAGACATTTTCCTCAGGTTACCTCGTGGTTCAGGTCAgtctgcatctttttttaatttattcaatgATCGTTTAAAAATTCCCTCATCAGGGTTTTAACAACAGGAAGTCAAGGTCATACTGATGTGAAAGAGGCATCACAATGCGGCAAAATGAAGGCGGTTATTTATGTGGCAGTCGAAATGCACTGtggggaggtttttttttagtgctgGAGACCTAGGTAGAGATCTGTGGATGATGTGTGAAACAAGCTGCCTCTGTTTCATCATCTGTCCTGCAGCCTCGCTCTGCTACACTGTCAGGTTATGAATTAGTGCTCAGTGTGTAAACTCACATCTGGCATTtcctcttgtgttttatttgtttttttatgctgcatCTGATCAATCATTTCCTCTATTTCTTTTGTAGATCAGCCACTTCAAAAAAACCAACAAGCAGCTCTGCCTGTAACTCCACCTGCCAGCTACACTGTAACCAAGCCAACCTAAAGCCTTCAACATGATGCAGATCAGCAGCGACTCAGCCAGCAACAAGCACTCCCTCATCAACGTCATGCACCGCTTCATCGCAGCCGCCAACAACATGGATGAAACCATCATGGTGCCGAGCCTGCTGCGAGACGTGCCGCTggacgagcagcagcagcagcaggaacagcagcaggtgagcaagTTGGAGGCCAACAACAACGAGCCGCCGTGCCCCAACAAGCAGAGGGACATGTACGAGCACTACCTGCTGCTCAAGTCCATAAAAAACGACATGGAGTGGGGGCTGCTGAAGAGGGAGATGAGCAGCGGCGCCAGCTTCCTGGAGATGGCGgtgaagcaggaggagcagcagcccGTCACCGGGGATCTGCTGCTGGACGACAACTCGGACCTGGAGCATCAGTTCCACTACCACCTCAGGGGACTGTTCGGAGTTCTGTCCAAGCTCACGATGCAAGCAGACCACCTCACCAACAGATACAAGAGAGAAATCGGAGGCGGAAACTTCATGAGATAAGTCTCcattcttttctttgtgtttatccAAGGAAGGTTGAAACTAGGGTGATTGGACGACCCTCAACCCTCCTTggataacttctttttttcccttatccccccccaccccccggaCTGCTTGACTTGCAACAATGGGATGTGTTATGAGAAGGGGTCCCCCATCTCTTCATAATGGATCTCAATGGACGGTGAACTGACCAGGGCAACCACTTTGTGACTTGTCACTCCTGAGTAGCTACACTCCaacttctcctccttttcctcctcctcttccctgctGCCCCTCCAAAGATACCTGAAACCAGTGACGCCTTCACGTGTCGCCTGCGTGTCCGTCAGTGCAGACACTTTGTGCTCGGCAGAGGTTTTATTGAATCTGTAATCAAGTCCAGATGAAGCCCAGCTCTGGTTTATGCAGAAACTTTTCCTCGTCTTCATTTCAAGAATTCTTTCAAACATGAATTTGTCACCAGATTGTCTGATTTGTGAATAAAAAGAAGGTTTCTGACTGTAGGAGAAATTGAATGCTGGTTATTCTGTCCCTCCTTAAATTgcatacattattttaatgctGAGCTGAAGGGCTCCTAACTGCATCTGTCCTCTTGGTATTACTGTAACATGGCGTGCCTTGACTTTTTTTATATCCTGATGCCCTGTTCAGTTGGCTCCCATTGTCTTCACTGCGGAAATGGAAACTTCAAGGTGTTGCaatgaattaaatcattttatttgtccTTGGATATTTCAAAACCATTTTTATAAAGcagtaaaactgaaataaataattggAAACTGACTTTTGGCTTGTCTGATTTTTGTCACTGTCAACAGGAAGCATGTCAGAGGTGTTACTCTTCCTCTTGTCACTCAGGTAGAAACGTGTTTTTGAGAAAAAGGAGTTTGTAAGGTGCCTCAAGGGCTTGGCAGGAATGTGTATTTAAACATGCTATAACATGGAAACACCAGTTACTTTACTCAGTTCTTGAGTCAGCCAAGTTTAGCAGCTTATGTAATGTTGTTGAGGGGATTTACTGAGGATTTACCTAAAGGAgacgtacgtgtgtgtgtaaagctgcAAAAGAGGTCATGCTCTGAAACACTTCACACTATTTTCATATCATTGCTGTTTTAATGCAAATAGGAAGTTGTGCTGATAAGTAAATCTCCTGCACTAGTTTCTGCAGCTCTTCAGTAGTGTAGAGTGCAGTAAGCACTCAAACTCAAAAAAGcaaccgtttttttttttttactgattccatgtttttaagatataaaatgcacaaataGTTAACCTTCTTAGACTAATATTGACACAGTCTGCTTATCATCAGTGTTGGAAATTATGGCTGCAATACGACCATAACCTAGCTCATTGACCGGTTAGATATGATAAGACTTTATTTAGGTGCGTGAACTTGATAAAGAATAGATTGCACCCTGCTGGGACAGAGAACATGCCCTTTAAAACCTCTTTGAGGAGATTTAAAGGATATCAGTCACTGATTTCTGCTACTTTGACACCATCAACATGATGTCAATGCAGtataaatgaaacattaaattgATATATATGTTGCTCAAAGTGGTCGCCCCCACCAGCTGCCACATTTATCCATCACTGTGTGCAACCCTCCCCTTAGCAACAGCTTCACCAAGAGTAGCCAATCCGGATTgcaaagggttttttttttttttttttgctctcaaaGGCACAGCAGTGATTAAGAGATTGTGGTGTGATGAAGGGCATCCAGGAAGCGACTGGAGGGCAGACACGGTTAAAGAGGGAGAACAAACTGGTGCTTCTCTCACCAGCAGCGAGGGCGCCGGGGGTTGAGAGTTTGCATAAAAAGTGCTGCATGAGCCCTGTGGTGCGAAGCTGCagtcctcctctttcctcctcacaATGGACCATACAAATGGCTGCAAATCAAAATGGCTGTGCTGGTCAGCGCCTCAACCCACTCAGATAAACTGGGTCACCAAACTGGTGACAGCTGGCCAGACAGACAGTGTCAGTAGAAAATAGATTTCTAttatttaaagagtttaaactgaaatctgcaaaacacaaaaaacaaatctccatatttcatatcatttaatcttttattgAGTCCACTGAGAACAACCACTAGTAATATTCTTATGGTTATGAGAAAAATATCATATGATatgttatttaagttatttatttatacaggtATTTTGGCAGTGAATCAAGTAACTTCAAATCTAGCCTCAAACATTCCTCGGACTACATTTGCTTGTTTTCAAATCCTGTTTTCCCCTGCACACTCTAACCAAACAAATCTCAAAAGGCGTGAACCGCGACACTGATATTCTGTAATACAGATCTGACTGCCGGCATGTACGAGTCTTCCAAGTCACATTAATGACTTGAGAAACCTGAGAGCAAATGGTTGCAATCAATCAGTCCGTTGCAGACTTGAAATGTCTCCAGAGTTGTGAGGAAGTCTCAtcacgcagcagcagcagtttagaAAAGTCAGTGTGAAGCGTCAAAGTCCACTGGCAGGGCGATAttctaaaatgtttaatgacaCTTTATGCGCAATATGAACTTATGGCCCCATAAAAATTACAAAAGCGCAATGTGAAAAGTTAGATGTCTGATATTTCTGTCTTGGCTTGAATTGTGAGCTACGGTGACACAAGAGCTTCGGGCTCAGTGCAATGTGACGAGCAGATCTTGGGACATGAGATACATTTGGTGTTGAAAGGCCTCTCAAAGCTCTCTGTGGTTGGCAGGTCTCCGCTCCACACTGCCTGCCTGCATGAGGCTGCGTGATCACAGACTTGGCAGACAATGTCAGCGTCTGGTGTCGACTCTTCACGCACGCATCACCCCAGCAGCAATGTCTGTTGCTCAATGGCTGTAAAAGTCCTACCTGACAGATAAAAATCACAGAGTAGCAGACGGAGCAGAGATTATTTTATGAGGTAGGTCAAGCCAAACTGATACAGGTGCTGGGAGGTGACGTCTGAAGgatcaatcattttaaataaataatcttaatATCTTTTCACCAGTGCAACTGCACGTACAGATATTCTGGCTGCAGGCCTCCACCCTGTTGGTCTTTATCACCTGGCCACTCTGGTTTCTCTGCACTTTTCTATGGTTACAGCACTGCTCCCTGGGTAAACACCATTCATTGTGTTGTTTGCTTTAATATCTAGGCATGTTTCAGAGAAACTGAGAGACAAATATGCAACTGTTACAGTTTGAAACTGCAGGTGAAACTGGACAGCACCAAGAGAACATTTACAAAAGTTGAAGTGTGTTTGTATCTTGGTCCCGAGTTGCTTGTGCTTGTGATTAAATCAGGTTTAGTGTTGTGTACTGTGACGTATAACGCCTGCATGCAGTGGAGTTAGTGTTGCTAGGCATTGCCATGGCGTAAAAATGAGACGGTGAAACACACATCATTGTGTGTTGCTCAAGCATACAATATGATGCCTTGTGCTGCAGACATAACAAGAGTCAGCATGCCCACTGATGTCATTAACATTTCTGTTCTTCCTCAACCGCACCAGTGTTACAGAAAACCTCTGCAAGGACTTCTTTAGAAAGTGGATTTTGTGAGATTTCTCTCCATAACTCATGATGTGTCCTAAAGATATGAATGATGTAACATAATGAGAAAGTAATCTTATCAGGAAATTTATCCATGTGTTTTCCAGAATTTAGTtaatagaaagaaaatattgtgCAACATTTTGTCCCAGCTCAGATTAATACATTCAAGGAGA
This window harbors:
- the mid1ip1l gene encoding mid1-interacting protein 1-like, coding for MMQISSDSASNKHSLINVMHRFIAAANNMDETIMVPSLLRDVPLDEQQQQQEQQQVSKLEANNNEPPCPNKQRDMYEHYLLLKSIKNDMEWGLLKREMSSGASFLEMAVKQEEQQPVTGDLLLDDNSDLEHQFHYHLRGLFGVLSKLTMQADHLTNRYKREIGGGNFMR